A window of the Fusarium poae strain DAOMC 252244 chromosome 3, whole genome shotgun sequence genome harbors these coding sequences:
- a CDS encoding hypothetical protein (SECRETED:SignalP(1-17)): MKFSTYALLAFAISAQAQRSELSSIRDEVSSAVGEASSAVDSARGSVTSAIESKTKEAASAASSITSNIDNIKSSLSTARGAASTSLRSALESASTALESAKASATETSTSKGAGSMPTAAIAMGAMMGGAAIFVHM, encoded by the exons ATGAAGTTCTCCACCTACGCTCTCCTCGCCTTCGCCATCTCTGCCCAA GCGCAACGAAGCGAGCTCTCCTCCATCAGAGACGAAGTATCCTCCGCCGTCGGTGAAGCCTCAAGCGCCGTCGACAGCGCCCGTGGCTCCGTCACATCCGCCATTGAGAGCAAAACCAAAGAAGCTGCTTCAGCCGCGTCCAGCATCACCAGCAACATCGACAACATCAAGTCCAGCTTGTCAACAGCAAGGGGGGCGGCTTCAACTTCTCTCCGTTCAGCTCTAGAGTCAGCTAGTACTGCTCTTGAGAGTGCCAAGGCTAGTGCGACTGAAACGAGCACGTCCAAGGGTGCTGGTTCAATGCCCACTGCTGCTATCGCTATGGGAGCCATGATGGGTGGAGCTGCTATTTTTGTTCATATGTAA